A genome region from Jeongeupia sp. HS-3 includes the following:
- a CDS encoding undecaprenyl-phosphate glucose phosphotransferase: MSHLDPQLQQAGLAVSDDVAMPPRLSLLNNRFSEFVNAAPLVSFFKSFVDPVVVVAVLYLLCWPFQIAFDGYTCLLAAFGFLLSAQVLDGLFLFVPGHERPWLGMGRFAVQWLFICVSLTLLGWVSGFAAYFHPPFILTWFVAAPAALIAVHALFRPIFFLPRDTMQAQRRAVIVGANRPGCALADALQTDPLHRINWLGYFDDRELGRLPEVKSSRLLGTLHDLPRYVQSHGIHNIYISLPMSSQPRVLAILDALSDSTVSIYFVPDLFVFDLIQARFDHIAGIPVVAVCESPFMGLRGVLKRFSDIVLALLILVLIWPVMLAVAIAVKLTSPGPVLFRQRRYGADGDSIVVYKFRSMTVMEDGDKVVQATKQDQRFTPIGGFLRRSSLDELPQFINVLQGRMSVVGPRPHANAHNEQYRSLIKGYMMRHKVKPGITGWAQVNGFRGETDTLEKMQRRIEFDLEYLRNWSIWLDLKIVAKTAFSMSGDKNAY, from the coding sequence ATGAGCCATTTGGATCCGCAATTGCAGCAGGCCGGTTTGGCGGTGTCTGACGATGTCGCAATGCCGCCGCGCCTGTCGCTGCTGAACAACCGTTTCAGTGAGTTCGTCAACGCCGCACCGCTGGTGAGTTTTTTCAAGTCCTTCGTCGACCCGGTCGTTGTCGTTGCGGTGTTGTATCTGCTGTGCTGGCCTTTCCAGATCGCCTTTGACGGCTATACCTGCCTGCTGGCGGCGTTCGGTTTCCTGCTCTCGGCACAGGTGCTCGACGGCCTGTTCCTGTTCGTTCCCGGCCATGAGCGTCCCTGGCTCGGGATGGGGCGCTTTGCGGTGCAATGGTTGTTCATCTGCGTGTCACTGACCTTGCTCGGCTGGGTCAGCGGTTTTGCCGCGTACTTCCATCCGCCCTTCATCCTGACGTGGTTCGTGGCCGCGCCTGCGGCGCTGATTGCGGTGCATGCGCTGTTCAGACCGATTTTTTTCCTGCCGCGCGACACCATGCAGGCGCAGCGCCGGGCGGTGATCGTCGGCGCCAACCGGCCTGGCTGCGCGCTGGCCGATGCGTTGCAGACCGATCCGCTGCACCGGATCAACTGGCTCGGTTACTTCGATGATCGGGAGCTGGGCCGTCTGCCGGAGGTGAAGTCCTCGCGCCTGCTCGGCACCTTGCACGATCTGCCGCGCTACGTGCAATCGCACGGTATCCACAATATCTATATCTCGCTGCCGATGAGTTCGCAGCCGCGGGTGCTGGCCATCCTCGACGCGCTGAGCGATTCGACCGTGTCGATTTACTTCGTCCCCGATCTGTTTGTGTTTGATCTGATCCAGGCGCGCTTTGACCACATCGCCGGCATCCCGGTCGTGGCGGTGTGCGAAAGCCCGTTCATGGGACTGCGCGGCGTGCTCAAGCGCTTCTCCGATATCGTGCTGGCGCTGCTGATCCTGGTGCTGATCTGGCCGGTGATGCTCGCCGTGGCGATCGCGGTGAAGCTGACTTCACCGGGGCCGGTGCTGTTCAGGCAGCGCCGTTACGGCGCCGATGGCGACAGCATCGTCGTGTACAAATTCCGCTCGATGACCGTCATGGAAGACGGCGACAAGGTGGTGCAGGCGACCAAGCAGGATCAACGCTTCACGCCGATCGGCGGTTTTCTGCGCCGCTCCTCGCTCGATGAACTGCCGCAGTTCATCAATGTGCTGCAGGGCCGGATGAGCGTGGTGGGCCCGCGTCCGCACGCCAACGCCCACAACGAGCAATACCGGTCGCTGATCAAGGGCTACATGATGCGCCACAAGGTCAAGCCCGGCATCACCGGCTGGGCCCAGGTCAATGGCTTTCGCGGTGAAACCGACACGCTGGAAAAAATGCAGCGCCGGATCGAGTTCGATCTCGAGTACCTGCGCAACTGGTCGATTTGGCTCGATCTCAAGATCGTCGCCAAAACGGCGTTTTCGATGAGCGGCGATAAAAACGCCTACTGA
- a CDS encoding oxidoreductase-like domain-containing protein codes for MPNPDNQLLPDFPPDDPPPEPPFEPALEECCGSGCEPCIFDTYAEALHAYRRAYAAWLLRHPEFKDLPSR; via the coding sequence ATGCCCAACCCAGACAATCAGCTCCTGCCCGATTTCCCTCCCGACGATCCACCACCCGAGCCGCCGTTCGAGCCCGCGCTGGAAGAGTGCTGTGGCAGCGGCTGCGAGCCGTGCATTTTCGACACTTATGCCGAGGCGCTGCATGCGTATCGGCGCGCCTATGCGGCGTGGTTGCTGCGCCATCCCGAGTTCAAGGATTTACCCAGCCGATGA
- the dnaX gene encoding DNA polymerase III subunit gamma/tau has product MAYQVLARKWRPKTFAQLVGQEHVIKALANAFANGRLHHAYLLTGTRGVGKTTIARIMAKALNCETGITSEPCGVCGACTQIDAGRFVDLLEIDAASNTGIDNIREVLDNAQYAPTAGRFKVYIIDEVHMLSKSAFNAMLKTLEEPPGHVKFILATTDPQKVPITVLSRCLQFSLRQMTPQQVSGHLHKVLDAEQIAFEPGALPILGHAANGSMRDALSLLDQAIAYGAGRVDEAGVRAMLGAVDQGYLFELLQALLARDGAALLATADAISGRGLSFEAALGELSHLLQQIAVAQMVPGALADDLPARDAIMALAAAMTPEDAQLYYQIALHGRRDLPLAPDEYAGFTMTLLRMLAFAPSDAGTLARLPSRGETAQIPRPAAVAVVAPAAPTPTPTPTPTPTPTPTPTPTPTPTPTPTPTPTPAQPAPVEVPAQRDTPPWEDAAPANEPAPREPFPEPDAAPVVEQAPAAFDGDWRALVGQLKLGAAGMLAQNAQLVSWSEDRFELLVADVHRAVATRDFQDKLREALIQYFDKPIQLIVTMGEASGDTPAAHMMREKEQRQNEAETEIQNDPFVQALVRDFDATVLPDSIKPL; this is encoded by the coding sequence ATGGCTTATCAAGTTCTCGCCCGCAAGTGGCGCCCCAAGACCTTCGCCCAGCTCGTGGGCCAGGAGCATGTGATCAAGGCACTCGCGAACGCCTTCGCGAACGGGCGCCTGCATCACGCCTATCTGCTCACCGGCACGCGCGGCGTCGGCAAGACGACCATCGCGCGAATCATGGCCAAGGCGCTCAATTGCGAGACCGGCATCACGTCCGAGCCGTGTGGCGTGTGCGGCGCGTGTACGCAGATCGACGCGGGGCGTTTTGTCGACCTCTTGGAGATCGACGCGGCGTCCAACACCGGCATCGACAACATCCGCGAAGTGCTCGACAACGCACAGTACGCGCCGACCGCCGGGCGGTTCAAAGTGTACATCATCGATGAAGTGCACATGCTCTCCAAGAGCGCCTTCAACGCGATGCTGAAAACGCTGGAAGAGCCGCCGGGCCACGTCAAATTCATCCTCGCGACCACCGACCCGCAGAAGGTGCCGATCACGGTGCTGAGCCGTTGCCTGCAGTTCTCCTTGCGGCAGATGACGCCGCAACAGGTCTCCGGCCATCTGCACAAGGTGCTCGACGCCGAACAGATTGCGTTCGAGCCCGGCGCGCTGCCGATACTCGGCCACGCCGCCAACGGCTCGATGCGCGACGCGCTTTCCTTGCTCGATCAGGCCATTGCCTATGGGGCCGGTCGCGTTGACGAAGCCGGCGTTCGGGCCATGCTCGGCGCCGTCGATCAGGGCTATCTGTTCGAGCTGCTGCAAGCGCTGCTGGCGCGTGACGGCGCGGCACTGCTGGCGACCGCCGATGCGATTTCCGGCCGTGGCTTGTCGTTCGAGGCCGCGCTTGGCGAACTGTCGCATCTGCTGCAGCAAATCGCCGTCGCCCAAATGGTGCCGGGCGCGCTGGCCGACGATCTGCCTGCGCGTGACGCGATTATGGCGCTGGCTGCGGCGATGACGCCTGAAGATGCGCAACTCTATTACCAGATCGCCCTGCACGGCCGGCGCGATCTGCCGCTGGCGCCGGACGAATACGCCGGCTTCACCATGACGCTGCTGCGGATGCTGGCCTTTGCCCCAAGCGACGCTGGCACGCTGGCCAGGCTGCCAAGCCGTGGCGAAACGGCGCAAATTCCGCGCCCGGCGGCAGTAGCAGTCGTAGCGCCTGCCGCTCCGACTCCGACTCCGACTCCGACTCCGACTCCGACTCCGACTCCGACTCCGACTCCGACTCCGACTCCGACTCCGACTCCGACTCCGACTCCGACTCCAGCCCAGCCTGCGCCGGTTGAAGTACCGGCACAACGCGATACGCCACCGTGGGAAGACGCCGCACCGGCGAACGAACCAGCACCGCGCGAGCCCTTCCCCGAGCCGGATGCGGCACCTGTCGTCGAACAAGCACCCGCCGCATTCGATGGCGATTGGCGCGCACTGGTCGGCCAGCTCAAACTCGGCGCTGCCGGCATGCTGGCGCAAAATGCCCAACTCGTCAGTTGGAGCGAAGACCGCTTCGAGCTACTGGTTGCCGATGTGCACCGCGCGGTGGCAACGCGTGACTTTCAGGACAAACTGCGCGAAGCGCTGATCCAGTACTTCGACAAACCGATCCAGCTGATCGTAACCATGGGCGAAGCCAGCGGCGATACGCCGGCGGCGCACATGATGCGCGAGAAAGAACAGCGCCAGAACGAAGCCGAAACCGAAATCCAGAACGATCCTTTCGTACAGGCGCTGGTGCGCGATTTTGACGCCACCGTCCTGCCCGATTCGATCAAACCACTCTGA
- a CDS encoding ABC transporter ATP-binding protein — translation MGALAIKNVTKQFGDTHILKGIDIHIDAGQFLILVGPSGCGKSTLMNIIAGLESPSSGEIHIADRIVNDVAPKDRDIAMVFQSYALYPTMNVRQNIAFGLETRGVPKKEQEEVIARVAKMLQMDHLLDRKPAQLSGGQRQRVAMGRALARNPKLFLFDEPLSNLDAKLRVEMRTEIKQLHHRLKTTIVYVTHDQIEAMTLGDKIAVMKDGVIQQFGSPQDIYDTPANLFVAGFIGSPSMNFIPVHLAREGGAIGVSLQSDEAACFVPLVDGGRYAEHVGKRVIVGIRPEQWEVSSDEVGLACKVHLTEPTGPDTIVFTQVNGIEVQARLHPRDARAPGAVLHLRPDMSKAVLFDPETEARIV, via the coding sequence ATGGGTGCATTGGCCATCAAGAACGTCACCAAGCAGTTCGGTGACACGCATATTCTCAAAGGCATCGATATTCATATCGATGCGGGCCAGTTCCTGATTCTGGTCGGGCCATCGGGCTGCGGCAAGTCGACGTTGATGAACATCATCGCCGGACTGGAATCGCCGAGTAGCGGCGAAATCCATATCGCCGACCGCATCGTCAACGACGTGGCGCCGAAAGATAGAGACATTGCGATGGTGTTCCAGAGCTATGCGCTGTACCCGACGATGAACGTGCGGCAGAACATCGCCTTTGGCCTGGAAACGCGTGGTGTGCCGAAGAAGGAGCAGGAAGAAGTGATTGCCCGCGTCGCCAAAATGCTGCAGATGGATCATTTGCTCGATCGCAAACCGGCGCAGCTATCCGGTGGTCAGCGTCAGCGCGTGGCGATGGGGCGGGCGCTGGCGCGCAACCCCAAGCTGTTCCTGTTCGACGAGCCGCTCTCCAACCTCGACGCCAAGCTGCGCGTCGAAATGCGTACCGAAATCAAGCAGCTGCATCACCGGTTGAAAACCACCATCGTCTACGTCACACACGACCAGATCGAGGCGATGACGCTCGGCGACAAGATCGCGGTAATGAAGGATGGCGTGATCCAGCAGTTCGGCAGCCCGCAGGATATCTACGACACGCCGGCCAATCTGTTTGTCGCCGGTTTTATCGGTTCGCCGTCGATGAACTTCATTCCGGTGCATCTGGCCCGCGAAGGCGGCGCGATCGGCGTCAGCCTGCAAAGCGACGAAGCCGCATGCTTCGTGCCCTTGGTCGATGGCGGACGTTACGCCGAGCATGTCGGCAAACGGGTGATCGTCGGCATTCGTCCGGAGCAATGGGAGGTGTCCAGCGATGAGGTTGGGTTGGCGTGCAAGGTGCATCTGACCGAGCCGACCGGGCCGGACACCATCGTGTTTACCCAGGTCAATGGCATCGAGGTACAAGCCAGGCTGCACCCGCGCGATGCGCGTGCGCCCGGTGCGGTGCTGCATCTGCGCCCGGACATGAGCAAGGCCGTGCTGTTTGATCCGGAGACCGAAGCGCGGATCGTCTGA
- a CDS encoding surface lipoprotein assembly modifier produces the protein MNVRASILILIGVFALGGYARAAVDDSDFIVAYADVSTVFDSNVFRLADAVPASQYGGSKSDTIIDPRIGFRMNWPLSRQQLVLEAEVSRPSYLQHQQLDYVGWQALAAWDWQLGSDLSGRLSYGDDRSLSEFEDVMLGVKDLVRQQRGDLSAAYALTSNWALLASLGLSEQQHDRRDYLDLRQENASGGVRYRSDLGSELSVSLDYLRVDYLQDLWLLPADERGYRQWMAKLGGVWPLSAKTTLRANYGVTSWKYRFDSEWQRSPTGGLGLAWQASEKTRLYADFQRSFEAPGQNIGRNLLENYRVGANWQATSRTGLELSWRREDKQVRQVLAYSDQSDFWRLGLSYRPDAALQVSLYAQYQARHSQLPGNDYQASQLGIDLKLQY, from the coding sequence GTGAACGTTCGGGCAAGCATTCTGATCCTGATCGGCGTGTTTGCGCTGGGGGGCTATGCCCGGGCCGCCGTTGATGACAGCGATTTTATTGTCGCCTACGCCGATGTCTCCACCGTGTTCGACAGCAACGTGTTTCGTTTGGCCGATGCCGTGCCGGCCTCGCAATACGGCGGTAGCAAGTCGGACACGATCATTGATCCACGTATTGGTTTTCGCATGAACTGGCCGCTGTCCCGGCAGCAGCTTGTGCTGGAAGCAGAAGTCTCCCGGCCGAGTTATTTGCAACATCAGCAGCTCGATTACGTCGGCTGGCAAGCGCTGGCCGCTTGGGATTGGCAATTGGGTAGCGATTTATCCGGGCGCCTGAGTTATGGCGACGATCGTTCGCTGTCCGAGTTCGAGGATGTGATGTTGGGCGTGAAGGATTTGGTGAGGCAGCAACGCGGTGATTTATCGGCCGCATACGCGCTGACCTCCAACTGGGCGCTGCTTGCCTCGCTGGGGCTGAGCGAACAGCAGCATGACCGGCGCGACTATCTGGATCTGCGCCAGGAGAACGCCAGTGGCGGCGTGCGTTATCGCAGTGACTTGGGCAGCGAGTTGTCGGTGTCGCTGGATTATCTGCGGGTCGACTATCTCCAGGATTTATGGCTGCTGCCGGCCGATGAGCGTGGTTATCGGCAGTGGATGGCCAAGTTGGGCGGTGTGTGGCCGCTGAGTGCCAAGACGACGCTGCGCGCCAATTATGGCGTCACCAGCTGGAAGTACCGCTTTGATAGCGAATGGCAGCGCAGCCCCACCGGCGGCCTTGGCTTGGCGTGGCAGGCGAGCGAAAAGACGCGTTTGTACGCCGATTTTCAGCGCTCGTTCGAGGCGCCGGGGCAAAACATCGGGCGCAACTTGCTGGAGAACTATCGCGTCGGCGCCAACTGGCAAGCGACTAGCCGGACCGGACTCGAGTTGTCGTGGCGGCGCGAGGATAAACAAGTGCGGCAGGTGCTGGCCTACAGCGATCAGAGCGACTTCTGGCGTCTGGGGCTGAGCTATCGGCCGGATGCGGCGCTGCAAGTGTCTTTGTATGCGCAGTACCAGGCACGTCATTCGCAGCTGCCGGGCAACGACTATCAGGCCTCGCAGCTTGGTATCGATCTCAAGCTGCAGTACTGA
- a CDS encoding EpsD family peptidyl-prolyl cis-trans isomerase, translating to MSNLSRYGLALAALALTLTACKDEGEKKSPSQVLARVGDAEITVHQLNYLLAQQPNSADTAVKQKVLDGLVDQELLIQKATELKLDRDPDIVQALEAARRQILARAAAEREIGKPAEPSQAQVDAFYQAHPQLFAERKLYDFSMLSIASTALKPELEHALQQSKTPADTMELLERDGIAYQHTEVQKAPEQLPIPLLPKFGAMKAGDIIAVADGDKVLLLQLKGSNPAALQGAEAQAAIKQYLLANQADVLTDNKLKALRTTAKIEYVQRFAAAEQAGKGTDESVKSGLKGLK from the coding sequence ATGAGCAATCTATCCAGATACGGACTGGCGCTGGCCGCGCTGGCGCTGACCCTGACCGCGTGCAAGGACGAAGGCGAGAAAAAGTCGCCGAGTCAGGTGCTGGCCCGCGTTGGCGATGCCGAAATCACCGTGCATCAACTCAACTATCTGCTGGCACAGCAGCCCAATTCCGCCGACACCGCCGTCAAGCAGAAGGTGCTCGACGGTCTGGTTGATCAAGAGCTGCTGATCCAGAAGGCGACCGAGTTGAAGCTCGACCGTGATCCGGACATCGTTCAGGCGCTGGAGGCCGCGCGCCGGCAGATTCTGGCGCGTGCGGCGGCGGAGCGCGAGATTGGCAAGCCGGCCGAGCCGAGCCAAGCGCAGGTCGATGCGTTTTACCAGGCACATCCGCAGCTGTTTGCCGAGCGCAAGCTCTATGACTTCTCGATGTTGAGCATTGCCTCGACAGCGCTGAAGCCCGAGCTTGAACACGCGCTGCAACAGTCCAAAACCCCGGCCGATACGATGGAACTGCTCGAGCGGGACGGGATCGCCTACCAGCATACCGAAGTGCAAAAGGCACCAGAGCAGCTGCCGATACCGCTTCTGCCGAAGTTTGGCGCGATGAAGGCCGGCGACATCATCGCCGTGGCCGATGGCGACAAGGTGCTGCTGTTGCAATTGAAGGGAAGCAACCCGGCTGCGCTGCAGGGTGCCGAGGCACAGGCGGCGATCAAGCAGTATCTGCTCGCCAATCAGGCCGACGTGCTGACCGACAACAAGCTGAAGGCCCTGCGTACCACGGCCAAGATCGAGTACGTGCAGCGCTTCGCCGCCGCCGAGCAAGCCGGCAAGGGCACGGACGAATCGGTCAAATCGGGTCTGAAGGGGTTGAAATGA
- the recR gene encoding recombination mediator RecR codes for MSTVPSSLQQLIQALKVLPGVGPKSASRMAYYLLQRDQAGAANLAHAIEYAIATLKHCRHCNTFTEAAVCEICLDDERNTRQLCVVEMPTDLLMIEQTLAYQGLYFVLMGRLSPLDGIGTKDIAFERLLERACDGEIEEVILATNFTVEGEATAHYLAETLRARGLRVSRIARGLPVGGELEHVDPSTLAQALVERRGL; via the coding sequence ATGTCCACCGTCCCCTCTTCGCTTCAGCAACTGATCCAGGCACTCAAGGTGTTGCCCGGCGTCGGGCCGAAATCGGCCAGCCGCATGGCCTACTACCTGCTGCAGCGCGATCAGGCCGGCGCCGCCAATCTGGCGCACGCGATCGAATACGCGATCGCCACGCTCAAGCATTGCCGCCATTGCAATACCTTTACCGAAGCGGCCGTTTGCGAGATCTGCCTGGACGACGAGCGCAATACACGCCAGCTTTGCGTGGTCGAGATGCCGACCGATCTGTTGATGATCGAGCAAACACTCGCCTATCAGGGCTTGTACTTTGTGTTGATGGGCAGGCTGAGTCCGCTCGATGGCATCGGCACCAAGGACATCGCTTTCGAGCGTCTGCTCGAACGCGCCTGCGACGGTGAAATCGAAGAAGTCATCCTCGCGACCAACTTCACCGTCGAGGGCGAAGCGACCGCGCACTATCTGGCCGAAACGCTGCGCGCGCGCGGCCTCAGGGTGTCGCGCATCGCCCGTGGCCTGCCGGTCGGCGGCGAGCTGGAACACGTCGACCCGAGCACGCTGGCACAAGCGCTGGTCGAGCGCCGGGGGCTCTGA
- a CDS encoding YbaB/EbfC family nucleoid-associated protein — MFNKGGIGQLMQQAQKMQEKMQQAQEELANVEVEGQAGAGMVKIVMTCSHTVKRVSIDDSLLSDDKDMLEDLIAAAFNDAQRKAEATSQERMSGMTAGLPLPPGFKLPF, encoded by the coding sequence ATGTTCAACAAGGGTGGCATTGGCCAACTGATGCAACAAGCGCAGAAGATGCAGGAAAAAATGCAGCAAGCGCAGGAAGAACTCGCCAACGTTGAAGTCGAAGGTCAGGCCGGCGCCGGCATGGTCAAGATCGTCATGACCTGCAGCCACACGGTCAAGCGCGTGAGCATCGATGATTCACTGCTGTCCGACGACAAGGACATGCTCGAAGACCTGATCGCCGCCGCGTTCAACGACGCACAGCGCAAGGCCGAGGCCACCAGCCAGGAACGCATGTCCGGCATGACCGCCGGCCTGCCGTTGCCACCGGGCTTCAAGCTGCCGTTCTAA
- a CDS encoding PEP-CTERM sorting domain-containing protein translates to MKGMKVLAAATMFFAASLSHAAFSKTYALDAGAFASSDVFAVAGPSKLTFDLTPTSAIGELANLFAVNFQLSPVAGLLDLKSVVFNPGTRSYSGSFDLPSAGTYSAFFAVNKSANWLGTLKLNVASVAAPVPEPETYALMGAGLLGVLLSRRRKQRATGVAAA, encoded by the coding sequence ATGAAAGGCATGAAAGTTTTGGCTGCGGCCACCATGTTTTTTGCAGCAAGCCTTAGCCACGCTGCGTTCAGCAAGACCTATGCGCTGGATGCCGGTGCATTTGCGTCGAGCGATGTCTTCGCGGTCGCTGGCCCGTCGAAGCTGACCTTTGATCTGACCCCAACCAGCGCGATCGGCGAATTGGCGAATCTGTTTGCCGTGAATTTCCAGCTCTCGCCGGTTGCCGGCTTGCTGGATCTCAAGAGCGTGGTGTTTAACCCGGGTACACGCAGCTACAGCGGTAGCTTCGATCTGCCAAGCGCGGGCACTTATTCGGCGTTCTTTGCCGTCAACAAGAGCGCGAACTGGCTGGGTACTTTGAAGCTCAACGTGGCATCGGTGGCGGCGCCGGTGCCGGAGCCTGAAACCTATGCCCTGATGGGTGCTGGTTTGCTCGGCGTGCTGCTGTCGCGTCGTCGCAAGCAACGCGCCACTGGCGTTGCTGCCGCTTGA
- a CDS encoding SLBB domain-containing protein → MMLRAVLLWCALFIAGSALAETRNEYRLGPGDVIKVSVYDHADLQTEIQLTQNGELNFPLIGKIRVGGSSFTEAEQLIARKLSEGGFIKNAQVNVLIAQYRSQRVSVLGEVSRPGRYALENDADLIEMIATAGGVAASGGDRLLLVRGDERQELLLSRLLAAQRAGERALKVQNGDVIFVPRMQQIYVYGEVNRPGSFRLEERMTVMQAIATAGGYNPRAARRSVEIHRRQLDGAIAEVSPKLTDPVLDNDVIYVQESLF, encoded by the coding sequence ATGATGTTGCGGGCCGTGTTGCTGTGGTGCGCCCTGTTCATCGCCGGCTCGGCGCTGGCCGAGACACGTAACGAGTACCGGCTCGGGCCGGGCGACGTGATCAAGGTATCGGTCTACGACCACGCGGATCTGCAGACCGAGATTCAGCTGACCCAGAACGGCGAACTGAACTTCCCGCTGATCGGCAAGATTCGCGTCGGGGGCAGTTCGTTCACCGAGGCCGAGCAGCTGATCGCGCGCAAGTTGAGCGAGGGCGGTTTCATCAAGAACGCCCAGGTCAATGTGCTGATCGCCCAGTACCGCAGCCAGCGGGTTTCGGTGCTCGGCGAAGTCAGCCGCCCCGGTCGCTATGCGCTCGAGAACGACGCCGACCTGATCGAGATGATCGCCACCGCCGGCGGTGTCGCGGCCAGCGGCGGCGATCGTCTGCTGCTGGTTCGTGGCGACGAGCGCCAGGAGCTGCTGCTGTCGCGGCTGCTGGCGGCGCAGCGCGCCGGCGAGCGTGCGCTCAAGGTGCAAAACGGCGATGTGATCTTCGTACCGCGGATGCAGCAGATTTACGTCTATGGCGAAGTCAACCGGCCGGGCAGCTTCCGTCTCGAAGAACGGATGACGGTGATGCAGGCGATCGCCACCGCCGGCGGCTACAACCCGCGCGCCGCGCGCCGCAGCGTTGAAATCCACCGCCGTCAGCTCGACGGCGCCATCGCCGAGGTCTCGCCGAAACTGACCGATCCGGTGCTCGATAACGACGTGATTTATGTGCAGGAAAGCCTGTTCTGA
- the dacB gene encoding D-alanyl-D-alanine carboxypeptidase/D-alanyl-D-alanine-endopeptidase: MKRALLFLLLCSGAATAALPAEVESALAKAGVPASALAAAILPVDGGAAVLLENAGRPMNPASTMKLVTTWSALNLLGPAYSWKTQLLSDAPAVNGVLNGPLYLKGSGDPKLTFERMWLLVRELRAAGISDLRGDLVLDRSAFRLPAATSAFDDDSDESGQPYLVPPDALTSNFGSVRLMLRSDANGVRATLEPALDRVRLDSSIKLGPGANCAAWKDGVQLKINDAGPQASVSITGRFPSDCAGDRYFAVLDAKSYTASLFRSLWQEQGGRFSGQVRDGVAPLQARVLASSVSPPLTEMVRDINKFSNNLMARQLFLTLGATAPEDGRDTVTAADMRVRGWLQQQGLAMPELRLENGAGLSRVERISAEHLGQMLVSAYRSPLAPEFISSLPIVGIDGTMKKRLKNEAGAAHIKTGTLKDVRAVAGYVRDQQGRDWVVVALLNHPKAPGAMPVLDALLRWVAARQSAEIAALRS; the protein is encoded by the coding sequence ATGAAACGCGCCCTGCTGTTCTTGCTGTTGTGTTCCGGCGCCGCGACCGCCGCCTTGCCGGCCGAGGTTGAATCGGCCTTGGCCAAGGCCGGCGTGCCGGCATCGGCCTTGGCGGCGGCGATTCTGCCGGTGGATGGCGGCGCGGCGGTGCTGCTGGAAAACGCCGGCCGGCCGATGAATCCGGCGTCGACGATGAAGCTGGTCACGACCTGGTCGGCGCTGAACCTGCTCGGCCCGGCATACAGCTGGAAAACCCAGCTGCTGTCCGATGCGCCGGCGGTGAATGGCGTGCTCAACGGGCCGCTGTATCTGAAAGGCAGTGGCGACCCGAAACTGACGTTCGAGCGGATGTGGCTCTTGGTGCGCGAACTGCGCGCCGCCGGCATCAGCGATCTGCGCGGTGATCTGGTGCTCGACCGCAGCGCGTTCAGGCTGCCGGCGGCGACGTCGGCGTTTGACGATGACAGCGACGAATCCGGCCAGCCCTATCTGGTGCCGCCCGATGCGCTGACCAGCAATTTCGGCAGTGTGCGCTTGATGTTGCGCAGCGACGCGAACGGCGTGCGCGCAACGCTGGAACCGGCGCTCGACCGGGTTCGGCTCGACAGCAGTATCAAGCTCGGGCCAGGCGCGAATTGCGCGGCGTGGAAGGATGGCGTCCAGCTCAAGATCAACGATGCCGGCCCGCAGGCCAGCGTCAGCATCACCGGGCGTTTTCCGTCGGACTGCGCCGGTGATCGCTACTTTGCCGTGCTTGATGCCAAGTCTTATACCGCCAGCCTGTTCCGCTCGCTATGGCAGGAGCAGGGCGGGCGCTTCAGCGGCCAGGTGCGCGATGGCGTCGCGCCGCTGCAGGCCAGGGTGCTGGCGAGCAGTGTCTCGCCGCCGCTGACCGAGATGGTTCGGGACATCAACAAGTTCAGCAACAACCTGATGGCGCGGCAGTTGTTCCTGACCCTGGGCGCCACCGCGCCGGAAGACGGGCGCGACACCGTGACCGCCGCCGACATGCGCGTGCGCGGCTGGCTGCAGCAACAGGGGCTGGCCATGCCCGAGTTGCGGCTGGAAAACGGTGCCGGTTTGTCCCGGGTCGAGCGCATCAGCGCCGAGCACCTGGGACAGATGCTGGTGTCGGCCTACCGCAGCCCGCTGGCGCCCGAGTTCATCTCATCGCTGCCCATCGTCGGCATCGACGGCACGATGAAAAAGCGCCTCAAGAATGAAGCCGGTGCCGCGCATATCAAGACCGGCACGCTGAAGGACGTGCGCGCGGTGGCCGGCTATGTGCGCGATCAGCAGGGGCGTGACTGGGTCGTGGTCGCGCTGCTGAACCACCCGAAAGCACCCGGCGCAATGCCGGTGCTCGATGCCTTGCTGCGCTGGGTGGCCGCCCGGCAATCCGCCGAGATCGCCGCACTGCGTTCCTGA